A region from the Aegilops tauschii subsp. strangulata cultivar AL8/78 chromosome 5, Aet v6.0, whole genome shotgun sequence genome encodes:
- the LOC109736354 gene encoding protein trichome birefringence-like 14 isoform X1, whose product MRLVCVNGLRFRHLRLAFLAIFAAFLLWKWEKGSLYSPGILRPEPLVLNRNTSMEEDPPIIDPLVQSVTEVGKEGISAPPPLTIVHNSEDVADNAGTAPPQKKECDYRNGEWVPDNRRPLYSGPRCKRWLSESWNCRLTQRTDFAYEKFRWQPEGCNMPLFQAAQFLTRMQDKTIAYVGDSLGRQMFQSMICMLAASGKHHSDVEDVGSKYGMAQTHRAKRPTRSVGSAYRFRSTNTTVLYYWSSTLCDLEPLRRSNPAAGYAMHLDRPPSFLKKNLHRLHVLVLNTGHHWNRGKLKANKWEMYASGAPNNNREIASMWKAKNFTIHGVIKWLDAQLPRYPHLKVFYRSLSPRHFFNGEWNTGGTCNNKDPLAKGNRVFQNHSEDADGEGAVKGTRIKLLDITALSRLRDEGHISKYSIRATPGVQDCLHWCLPGVPDTWNEILAAQL is encoded by the exons ATGAGGCTGGTGTGTGTAAATGGCCTGAGATTCAGGCACCTCAGGCTTGCGTTCCTCGCCATCTTTGCGGCGTTTCTTCTTTGGAAATGGGAGAAGGGATCACTGTACAGTCCTGGTATCCTCCGACCGGAGCCATTGGTCTTGA ATCGGAATACCTCCATGGAGGAAGATCCCCCCATCATCGATCCATTGGTGCAGTCGGTCACTGAAGTAGGAAAGGAAGGCATTTCTGCGCCTCCACCTCTGACCATAGTTCATAACTCTGAAGATGTCGCTGATAACGCGGGAACAGCACCTCCTCAGAAGAAAG AATGTGACTACAGGAATGGAGAATGGGTTCCTGATAACCGCAGGCCACTGTATTCTGGCCCCAGATGTAAAAGATGGCTCTCTGAGAGCTGGAACTGCAGATTGACACAACGCACAGATTTCGCTTACGAGAAATTTAGATGGCAGCCTGAAGGCTGCAATATGCCACTGTTTCAAGCTGCCCAATTCTTGACAAG AATGCAGGATAAAACCATTGCTTATGTAGGCGACTCTTTAGGGAGGCAGATGTTCCAGTCGATGATATGCATGCTTGCAGCATCTGGGAAACATCATTCAGATGTGGAGGATGTTGGCTCCAAGTACGGAATGGCCCAGACACATCGTGCAAAACGACCAACACGGTCAGTAGGCTCGGCCTACCGGTTCCGGAGCACAAACACGACCGTCCTGTATTACTGGTCATCAACACTCTGTGATCTGGAGCCTCTCAGGCGATCAAATCCAGCTGCCGGTTACGCCATGCACCTTGATCGCCCACCTTCGTTTCTCAAGAAGAACCTTCACAGGCTCCACGTCCTGGTTCTGAACACCGGGCATCACTGGAACAGGGGTAAGCTGAAGGCGAACAAGTGGGAAATGTACGCCTCGGGAGCACCGAATAACAATCGAGAGATCGCCAGCATGTGGAAGGCGAAGAACTTCACTATACATGGTGTTATTAAGTGGCTAGATGCCCAGCTTCCTAGATATCCCCACCTGAAGGTGTTCTACAGGTCACTGTCACCAAGGCATTTCTTCAATGGGGAGTGGAACACCGGAGGCACTTGCAACAACAAGGATCCTTTGGCCAAGGGTAACAGGGTATTTCAGAATCATTCTGAAGATGCCGACGGCGAGGGAGCGGTCAAGGGCACTAGGATCAAGCTCTTGGATATCACCGCGCTTTCACGGCTACGGGACGAAGGGCACATATCAAAGTACAGTATCAGAGCTACACCAGGGGTCCAAGATTGCCTGCACTGGTGCCTTCCAGGTGTTCCAGACACATGGAATGAAATACTGGCCGCTCAACTGTAG
- the LOC109736354 gene encoding protein trichome birefringence-like 16 isoform X2, with product MEEDPPIIDPLVQSVTEVGKEGISAPPPLTIVHNSEDVADNAGTAPPQKKECDYRNGEWVPDNRRPLYSGPRCKRWLSESWNCRLTQRTDFAYEKFRWQPEGCNMPLFQAAQFLTRMQDKTIAYVGDSLGRQMFQSMICMLAASGKHHSDVEDVGSKYGMAQTHRAKRPTRSVGSAYRFRSTNTTVLYYWSSTLCDLEPLRRSNPAAGYAMHLDRPPSFLKKNLHRLHVLVLNTGHHWNRGKLKANKWEMYASGAPNNNREIASMWKAKNFTIHGVIKWLDAQLPRYPHLKVFYRSLSPRHFFNGEWNTGGTCNNKDPLAKGNRVFQNHSEDADGEGAVKGTRIKLLDITALSRLRDEGHISKYSIRATPGVQDCLHWCLPGVPDTWNEILAAQL from the exons ATGGAGGAAGATCCCCCCATCATCGATCCATTGGTGCAGTCGGTCACTGAAGTAGGAAAGGAAGGCATTTCTGCGCCTCCACCTCTGACCATAGTTCATAACTCTGAAGATGTCGCTGATAACGCGGGAACAGCACCTCCTCAGAAGAAAG AATGTGACTACAGGAATGGAGAATGGGTTCCTGATAACCGCAGGCCACTGTATTCTGGCCCCAGATGTAAAAGATGGCTCTCTGAGAGCTGGAACTGCAGATTGACACAACGCACAGATTTCGCTTACGAGAAATTTAGATGGCAGCCTGAAGGCTGCAATATGCCACTGTTTCAAGCTGCCCAATTCTTGACAAG AATGCAGGATAAAACCATTGCTTATGTAGGCGACTCTTTAGGGAGGCAGATGTTCCAGTCGATGATATGCATGCTTGCAGCATCTGGGAAACATCATTCAGATGTGGAGGATGTTGGCTCCAAGTACGGAATGGCCCAGACACATCGTGCAAAACGACCAACACGGTCAGTAGGCTCGGCCTACCGGTTCCGGAGCACAAACACGACCGTCCTGTATTACTGGTCATCAACACTCTGTGATCTGGAGCCTCTCAGGCGATCAAATCCAGCTGCCGGTTACGCCATGCACCTTGATCGCCCACCTTCGTTTCTCAAGAAGAACCTTCACAGGCTCCACGTCCTGGTTCTGAACACCGGGCATCACTGGAACAGGGGTAAGCTGAAGGCGAACAAGTGGGAAATGTACGCCTCGGGAGCACCGAATAACAATCGAGAGATCGCCAGCATGTGGAAGGCGAAGAACTTCACTATACATGGTGTTATTAAGTGGCTAGATGCCCAGCTTCCTAGATATCCCCACCTGAAGGTGTTCTACAGGTCACTGTCACCAAGGCATTTCTTCAATGGGGAGTGGAACACCGGAGGCACTTGCAACAACAAGGATCCTTTGGCCAAGGGTAACAGGGTATTTCAGAATCATTCTGAAGATGCCGACGGCGAGGGAGCGGTCAAGGGCACTAGGATCAAGCTCTTGGATATCACCGCGCTTTCACGGCTACGGGACGAAGGGCACATATCAAAGTACAGTATCAGAGCTACACCAGGGGTCCAAGATTGCCTGCACTGGTGCCTTCCAGGTGTTCCAGACACATGGAATGAAATACTGGCCGCTCAACTGTAG
- the LOC109736355 gene encoding uncharacterized protein, whose product MAPSASSSSSDGTDSTGSSSSSGSDRRVRRRHSRRKDAAPSTSSSSALKVRKDRKSRHKRRRRERRKSRSDDDSYSSASSYDSDREASGRSRKHKKSSRSRKSRERERSKDRHHKRDKSKHREKKESERSSGPVQLSKFLGREKEESGKRSVISGKKIMMKLEKSKEDKAAESKRNELLKFLNASYD is encoded by the exons ATGGCGCCGTCCgccagctcctcctcctccgacggcACGGACTCCACCGGTTCCTCCTCCTCATCGGGGAGCGACcgccgcgtccgccgccgccacaGCCGCCGCAAGGACGCCGCGCcgtccacgtcctcctcctccgcgCTGAAGGTGCGCAAGGACCGCAAGTCCCGCCACAAGCGCCGCCGCCGGGAGAGGCGCAAGTCCCGTTCGGACGACGACAGCTACAG TAGCGCAAGCTCTTATGATAGTGACCGCGAGGCATCTGGCAGATCACGCAAGCATAAGAAGAGCAGTAGATCAAGGAAG TCTAGGGAAAGAGAGCGAAGCAAGGATAGGCATCATAAACGGGACAAGAGTAAACACAGAGAG AAGAAAGAGAGTGAACGTTCTAGCGGTCCGGTCCAGCTTTCCAAG TTCCTTGGCCGTGAGAAGGAGGAAAGCGGCAAAAGGAGTGTTATCTCTGGTAAAAAG ATAATGATGAAGCTCGAGAAATCCAAGGAAGATAAGGCGGCTGAGAGCAAGCGCAATGAACTGTTGAAGTTTCTGAATGCCAGTTATGATTGA